The Candidatus Hydrogenedens sp. genomic sequence TTCCATTGTTTCCGTATTGGTTACGAAATATGGAGACAAGTACCCTTTATCAAACTGCATTCCTTCCACGATTTCAAGGGTGGTTTCGATACCTTTGGCCTCTTCAACCGTGATGGTGCCATCATTGCCGACTTTTTCCATAGCTTCGGCAATGATATTCCCAATCTCGGTATCCCCATTAGCGGAAATCGTGGCAACATTTCTTAAAACATCACGGTCATTCTTGACCTGTTTGCTCATTTTAGCTAGACGGTCAACAACAGCGTCTACGGCTTTCTCAATACCGCGTTTAAGTGCCATCGGATTGGAACCTGCGGCAACATTCCGCATACCTTCACGGAAAATGGCTTCCGCTAAAATGGTTGCTGTGGTCGTTCCATCACCAGCGATATCGGAAGTTTTGGATGCCACTTCTTTAACCATCTGGGCACCCATGTTTTCATATTTATCTTCTAATTCAATTTCTTTAGCCACACTTACACCGTCTTTCGTTACGGTTGGGGCACCCCATTTCTTTTCAAGGACAACATTGCGTCCTTTGGGTCCCAAAGTGGCTTTTACGGCTTTACTCAGTTTTACAACGCCCGCCAGAACTCTCCGTCGAGCTTCTTCACCAAATTCTAATTGTTTTGCTGGCATAATTCATCCCTCCTTCTTTTAAGGTTATTCTTCAATTACTGCAAGAACATCTTCCTCGCGAAGAATGACATGCTCTTCACCGTCAATCTTCACTTCCGTACCGGAATACTTGCCCATGAGGATACGGTCACCCTTTTTCAATTCCATGGGGACCCGTTTACCATTATCGTCCAGCCTGCCTGGACCCACTGCGATGACACGCGCTTCCTGAGGCTTTTCCTTCGCCGTGTCGGGGATAATAATACCACCACGCACGGTCTCTTCGGGTTCAATTCGTTTTACAAGAATACGGTCTGCTAATGGACGAACCTTTGTAGCCATAATGCACCATCCTCCATTTGTTGTTGAAGGTTAAGGTTAAGGTTAAGGTTAAAATTAAGTTACTTGACAAACTTATAAATTTCATTGAGGAGGATATATCCATCCTCATAATTTATAACGCAAGCAGTGCATATTTTGTTAGCACTCACTTATAGTGAGTGATAATAACAAATGCGGACGCCACTTGTCAAGTCAGATATTATTAACAAAAAAACGCCTCCAAATACACATATACAATAAACTTTCTCGAAATGGAAAAGTAAGTTTATTACTACCTTCCATTATTTATAGGTCGTATTTGATTTATGCCATAATCTATGATAAAATATGATAATGTTTAACAAAACAGATAAGGTTTATACCATAAAAGAAGTATCGGAACTCACGGGTGTTCCGATATACAAAATACGCCAGTGGGAAAAACAGATTAAGAAACTAAAGCCGAAAAGGCACCCGAAAACTAACTGGCGGTTTTATACAGATGAAGATATAAAAACCCTGCGGGAAGTAAATTATCTGCTTCGGCATAAAAAAATGCGATTGCAGGGAATTGATAACGAATTGACGAAAATCGAACGGCTCGGAGATACTACATTAGACCGTATAGCCATTCAAAATTTACTTCGTCAAATTCGATTAGAATTGAATCAGATTCGTATATTAGCAAAATCGCTAATAGAGGAATAAACAAGATTCAGGTCGGGGCGTGG encodes the following:
- the groES gene encoding co-chaperone GroES is translated as MATKVRPLADRILVKRIEPEETVRGGIIIPDTAKEKPQEARVIAVGPGRLDDNGKRVPMELKKGDRILMGKYSGTEVKIDGEEHVILREEDVLAVIEE
- a CDS encoding MerR family transcriptional regulator yields the protein MIMFNKTDKVYTIKEVSELTGVPIYKIRQWEKQIKKLKPKRHPKTNWRFYTDEDIKTLREVNYLLRHKKMRLQGIDNELTKIERLGDTTLDRIAIQNLLRQIRLELNQIRILAKSLIEE